CCACCCGTCCGACCGGGTAGATATAGCTAATCCATTAGATTATATGAGTTTAGCACCTTGAATTTTCTTTCACCGTGTGGACCCCGTAATCGGTCAGACGGGGTGGCAGATGCATCTGTTATGCCGGTGATTCGAAAGATTGTCAGATGGGCCTGGCACCCGGTCTGATCCCTCCGAAAATAATTATTCTTCTGCTGCCTCCCTTCCCGTAGGGACGCACGGCCGTGCGTCCCTACGGGAAGGGTTTAGGTGCCTTGAATTTATTTATTCTTAGCCCGTTCCCGCGCAAACAGAGGGATCGGACCGGTGGGTTGTGGCATGAGGAGAGCGGATATGCAGGGTGTTTAGGGTGAAATGGTGGCTTTTAGCGTTATGTAGATGCTTAGGGGGGTGGCTCTTAGCCTCAGTTATTGCCTATCCACTATGTTTGGTACCATCTTCCACCCGTCCGACCGTTTAGCTGTATGCGCCGTGCGGGGTTTTCGGAGACGCGTTCTCACTGTGTCCGGCTCCTGACGGACTGTGTCCGGCCACTGCCGGACTGTGTCCGGCTCCTGACGGATCCCCCGTTACAAATTTTGCTAAAGCCGACCACCGTTGGCACTGGAAGCCCATCCGCATGGCGTATTACAGCCTGTTACCGCACGTATTATTTTTCTTCGTCTATAATTCTTTTTATTTCTTTGATGTTAGCAGGTAGGTTCTTTTTGACAATCTCCCATATCATCTCGTAATCAATACCAAAATATTCATGGGATACAACATTTCTTAATCCATACATTTTACGCCAAGGCATCTCTGGGTGTCTGTCTTTAACTTCATCAGGTAAGTTGTTGGTAGCTTCTCCTATTATTTCGAAATTCCTTACTACCGCATCAACAACCATGTTATTTTCCTTAAATTCCTCAAAATCTCTATTCCCAATATATTCAATAATCCGATTCATAGAAATCAAAATATCCTCAAGGTATATCTGATAATTTCGGTTGTTCTTTTTCATACATATCGGGTTTGGTCAAGAATGCTATCTCTTAATTGTTTTCTTAATGCTTTTGTTGAGACTAAATCCACTTTAACGCCTAGTTCTTTTTCTAATAAGTCGTTTAAATCAAAAAAATCCCACCCAATCGGTTTACTAAATTCTACAAGAATATCTATATCCGACTCCTCAGTCTGCTCATTCCTTGAAAATGAACCGAAATACCCAATTCTAGAGACATTATATTTTCTAGACAAATATGGTTTTAATTTTTGTAATTTTTTCTCTATGTAGCTTCTAGTTACCATATCACAAATATAAATATTTCTATTGGAAATTACCTCGTATCTTTTTCAATATGGGCGGTAACGTGTAGATATAGCTCAGCCCTTAGATTGTCTGAAGTTAGCACCTTGGATCTTATTTTACCGTGTGGACCGGATGATCGGTCAGACGGGGTGTCTGAAGTCTCTGTTATGCTGTTGATACGAAAGGTGGTCAGATGGGCCTGGCACCCGGTCTGATCCCTCCCAAAATAATTATTCTTCTGCTGCCTCCCTTCCCGTGGGGACGCACGGCCGTGCGTCCCTACGGGAAGGGTTTAGGTGCCTTGAATTTATTTATTCTTAGCCCGTTCCCTCGCAAGCAGCGGGATCGGACCGGTTTGTTGGGGCAGAAAAAGAGTATATATGCAGGGTGTTTAGGGTGAAATGGTGGCTTTAGCGTTATGTAGTTGCTTAGGGGGTTGCTCTTAGCCTCAGTTATTGCCGATCCGCCATGCCTGGTGCCCTCTTCCACCCGTCCGACCGTGTAGTTATAGCTAAGCCGTTAGATTGTCTGATGTTTGTACCTTGAGTCTTTTTTTACCGTGTGGATCCTATAATCGGTCAGACGGGGTGGCAGATGCTAATCTTATGCTGTTGATTCGAAAGGTGCATAGATGGGCCTGGCACCCGGTCTGACCGCTTTTTTTTGCGGTCGGACCGGTGAAGTATGGGCACGGGAAGAGTGTGTATGCAGGCCGCTTAGGATGAAATGGTTGCCTTTAGTCTCTTTTGTTGTCTGCCCCCCATGTCTGGTGCCATTTTCCACCCGTCCGACCGGGGTAGATATATCTAATCCATTAGATTGTCTAATGTTTTCACCTTGAATTTTGTTTATCCGTGTGGACCCCATAATCGGTCAGACGGGTTTAGCAGACGATTTTGTTTTTATAATGCAAAAGACTGATTTAAAATATATCTATCCCATCCACATCCACAAACACATAGGATTGTTTATAGAAATCTTCAAAATCAATCGGTAGTACTTCTTTTGCCAGTTCAATATTGCAAAGGCTGTTCCTGCGGTTATAGAAGAACTCCCTGAAAGAAGAGTAGGGCCAGTCTTCCAGTTTGCTAACCAAACCTGCTTTTAAAGGATTCTGGTGAATGTATTGGAAACAGATAAAAGCATATTGTGGATGAAATTGATTACAGGGTTGCGGATCGGATAAATTCTTTATTTTTGTTTTTTGGCGGAATAGAGAACCCTTCCAGTTGTATCTATTATTGATCGCCTGGGTATAGGAGCTTTGTAATGTACCCAATTTCCGGGTAAGCATTTGCATTTTGAAGTCTTCTTTCTGACTGAAGCGTGAGGTGATGGTTTCTACAGATTTTTCGTTGGCCTGGATCATAAGATGAAAATGGTTGGGCATAAGGCAATAGGCTAAAATTTCACTGACAGGCCGAATTAAAGTTTTTATCTTTTTAAGGAAAAAAGTGTAGTGCTCGTCTTTGAAAAAGAGTGAATCTTTATGGTTGCCCATGTTGTAAATGTGGTATATATGACCTTTCTCGAAGTACATTTTTTAGATTTTTTGCAAGATAGGGATTTTGGATGTAAAAGTCAAGGTTTGTTAACCCGATTCCCCTCTTTATGCGTGATCTGAGGTGGATGCCAGAGGCTACTTTAATTATTCGGATTTTCAAATCGGTCAGACGGGCCTGGCACCCGGTCTGACCGCTTTTTTTTGCGGTCGGACCGGTGAAGTATGGGCACGGGAAGAGTGTATATGCAGGCCGCTTAGGGTGAAATGGTGGCTTTAGCCTCTGTTGTTGCCTGCCCACCATGCCTGGTGCCCTCCTCCACCCGTCCGACCGTGTAGTTATAGCTAAGCCGTTAGATTGTCTGATGTTTGTACCTTGAGTCTTTTTTTACCGTGTGGACCCCATAATCGGTCAGACGGGGTGGCAGATGCTAATCTTATGCTGTTGATTCGAAAGGTGCATAGATGGGCCTGGCACCCGGTCTGATCCGGCTCTTTGACGGGATCGGACCGGTGGATTGGGGCAAAAGAAGAGCGTCTAAGCAGGGTATTTAGGATGAAATGTTGGCTTTGGCATTATGTGTTTGCTTTGGGGGTTGTTTTTAGCCTCTTTTGTTGCTGACCCGCCATGATCGGTGCCATCTTCCACCCGTCCGACCGTGTAGATATAGCTAATTCATTAGATTGTCTGAGTTTAGCACCTTGAATTTTGTTTATCCGTGTGGACCCCGTAATCGGTCAGACGGGGTGCCTGATGCCTCTGTCATGCCGGTGATTTGAAAGGCGGTCAGACGGATGCGCTTTTGGTATTTTTTTCATCTAATATATGGCTCTTTTTGTCAAATTCATTGTTCCGTCTGTCAAAAAGTGACCGGATTTTTTGTATGTGCTGTATTTTGGTGTGGTATCTCCCTGCACTGGCGTTTTTTCGGNNNNNNNNNNNNNNNNNNNNNNNNNNNNNNNNNNNNNNNNNNNNNNNNNNNNNNNNNNNNNNNNNNNNNNNNNNNNNNNNNNNNNNNNNNNNNNNNNNNNNNNNNNNNNNNNNNNNNNNNNNNNNNNNNNNNNNNNNNNNNNNNNNNNNNNNNNNNNNNNNNNNNNNNNNNNNNNNNNNNNNNNNNNNNNNNNNNNNNNNNNNNNNNNNNNNNNNNNNNNNNNNNNNNNNNNNNNNNNNNNNNNNNNNNNNNNNNNNNNNNNNNNNNNNNNNNNNNNNNNNNNNNNNNNNNNNNNNNNNNNNNNNNNNNNNNNNNNNNNNNNNNNNNNNNNNNNNNNNNNNNNNNNNNNNNNNNNNNNNNNNNNNNNNNNNNNNNNNNNNNNNNNNNNNNNNNNNNNNNNNNNNNNNNNNNNNNNNNNNNNNNNNNNNNNNNNNNNNNNNNNNNNNNNNNNNNNNNNNNNNNNNNNNNNNNNNNNNNNNNNNNNNNNNNNNNNNNNNNNNNNNNNNNNNNNNNNNNNNNNNNNNNNNNNNNNNNNNNNNNNNNNNNNNNNNNNNNNNNNNNNNNNNNNNNNNNTTGAACATGCAGTAGATACACCCGATATAGGATCCCCTGACCTGGAATATTATGATGTAAATGGGTATGTTACCAACGGGGAGTTTGATCCTTCTGCTGTTCCGGGTACCGGTACATACGAAATTTTTGTGAACGACACCATATACAAAAACGGTACAGCATTTATCGGCAGGGACACAACAACAGTTGAGATCACCTATGCTCTCAATGCGTATGACTTAATGCAAGATACCTCTTATTGTGAAGATGAAGCAAATCCTGGTGTAAAGTTATGGATAGAAGGAGATGATGGTGCGAACTATGTACTGGAAAAAAACGGTACACCCATAGATACTGTACTAGGCAACGGGTCAGGGAAAGTTGAATTTCCGGGACCCTATACAAAAGGAGACTACACGGCTTATGCCTTTAATAGTGGATGCCAACAATACATGAACAATACGGTCACCGTCTCGGAGATCACCACCGTAATGTCCGACATTATCTATTATACCTCAGATACTTCCTTTTGTCCCGGTGGTTCTGGAGTTGAACTCGGACTGGACACTTCCATGCTGGGGGTAGATTATGATCTTTACAGGGAAGGCAATTATATTACTACCGCAACGGGTGATGGTAACAGCATTTCTTTCGGATCCCAGACCGACTCTTCAGGATATTACAAGGTAAGAGCTTATAATGGTTCATGCGAAGTTTATCTTGACGATTCCATCAAGGTGTATAAAAAAGAATCCCCTGTAGCGTATGATCTGGAAGGCGACACTACGGTATGCATAGGAGGTTCGGGCACTTTTTATCTGCCCGATTCCGATCCCGATGTGGTGTATGAATTATTTGATAAAAATTCTCCGGGAAGTCCATATATGACCAGGGCTGGTACAGGAGATTCTGTGTTTTTTTCTGTATCAGACACGGGAACTTATTATGCCATTGGCGAACATAACACAACAGCCTGCAGAACTCCTATGAACAACGAAGTAACTCTGGATTATTATACTGAGTTTAACGTGAATGTTTCTAAAGGAGATACAGCCATTTGTCCGGGGGAATCAACGGAAATTGCCGTGAGTAATGGCACAAAATGGGAATGGAGCCCTTCCGGCTCTCTGAACGATACTACAATTTCAAATCCTACTGCCTCACCTTCATCTACAGAGACTTATAATGTGACAGTTACCAATGTTAATGGTTGTAAGGACGATACAAGTATCACAGTGACAGTCAACAGTCTTCCCAGTGCCAATGCGGGCTCGGACCGTTCAATATGCAATGGAGACAGCACCTTGTTAAGTGCCAATTATAACTCTTCTTATTCTTATTCATGGAGCCCGAAAAGTACTTTAGCTTATCCCGACAGTTCGGAAACTAAGGCCGGCCCCACCACAAACACCACCTATGAACTTACGGTTACTGATGGAAATGGATGTGTGAATAAAGATGAAGTTCAGGTTACCATTGATTCCGTTCCTGCGCCAGCAGTGAATGATGAAATAATTTGCCCGGGTGATTCAGCAACCCTTACGGCGACGGACGGGGATACTTTTAGCTGGTCACCGGGAGGAGATACAGGCCCTTCGATTACAAAGAGCCCTGATGATACTACCACGTACCAGGTAACAGCTGAGTATACCAACGGCTGTTCTGCCAGAGCTTCAGGAACTATCTTTGTCAGAGAGGCTCCGACGGCTTCACTTGACGTGGACAATTCCTTCTATATCTGTGCTGGTTGCGATACCACTATAACAGCTTCGGCAACAGGTGGTTCAACTCCCTACGATTATCTTTGGAGCAATGGTGAAGATACTTCCACGGTTACCTTAAGTACCACTAAAGATACCTCCTATCAGGTGACTGTCACCGACAGCATGACCTGCCAGGACAGTACCACCGTGACTATGTATGTGAATCCGACTATTCTGGTTGATTCAAACTATTGTGCCAGCCGGGACAGTTTTCAGCTTACCGTGGACAAAGGTTCAAGCATACCTGACGGCGAATTCATCGTTTTTAAAGGCTCGGATACGCTATACAGCGCTACGGAAGGTACTTCGGAAGCGGTTTTTGATCCTTCTTCCCAGGGAGCGGGCGACTATGGTATAAAATATCTGGTAAGTGACGCCATAACCTCATATGAAGATTCCGTAGGATTTACCGTTCATGAGTTGCCCGATGCAAGCTTTACACTGGATGGCGTCATCAACACCACTGATGATATCAGCTATTGCCAGAACCGCGATACAGTTACCTTAGAGGGTGTTAATAAGCCAGGAACTTTTACTTCAGACACGGGAATCGGAGTGATTGGCAACAAGCTGATCCCTGAAGATCTGTCTACCGGAGATTATGTAGTAAAATATACTTATACCGATTCGAATGCCTGCAGCAATACCGACACTGCCGATGTTACCATCAAGAAGGTTCCGGATGTAACCATTTCCGGTCTGGACTCAGCTTATTGCAACAGCAACGGTGAAGTGACAATTACCGGCAACCCGTTGAACGGAACCTATACCGATCCTTGGGGTGATCCGGATATTTTTGAAGATCAGGGAGATGGCAACGCCATTTTCGATCCTTCAGACGTTCCGGTAGAAGGCAAATATACTATTGGTTACAAGGCTACCGGCTCGAACGGTTGTACCGATTCCACCCGGCAGAAAGTAAAAGTGAATTTTGTACCCTCTGCTTCCTTTACCGGTTTGCCCGATTCCATCTGTGAGAATGCAGATTCTGTCACCTTAACCGGCAGTCCTGCCGATTCGGGTGGTGTTTATAACGGTCCTGGGATCAATGATCATGAAGATGGTACGGCTGTGTTTGACCCTTCAGGTCTTTCTGCAGGGCATCATGATATTATATATGAATATACCGATTCGGTCACTGGTTGTGTCAACAGCGATACCCAAAGCGTAAAAGTTCTGGATGCACCCAATCAATTTACTTTATCCGGCGGAGGTTTTTACTGTGAAGGAACACTTGGAAACAAACTTGAACTGAGTGGAAGTGAAGCTGGAACACAGTATCAGCTAATCAGAAACCAGACCACTCTGATGGAGGATACAATGCGCACCTCCTCTGGAAATTTTGATTTCGATGGATATTACAAGGAAGGCGAATATTCGGTGTATGCCATTGCTCCCAACGGATGTGCTGATTCAATGCAGAACACGCAGACCATAACCCTCAAAGAACTTCCTGACGACGCTCAGCCCATCAGCGGTGATGATACGGTAGCAGTAGGGGATACAGGTTCCTATACGGTACCTCCCATTGCCAATACCAATACTTATAACTGGCTGCTGCCCTCAGGTGCATCCGTAGTTTCCGGCAGCGGTACCTCTTCAATTGACGTATCATTCTCCTCGACGCCAACGGGATATGATTCTGTAGCGGTTTACGGCAGCAATTCCTGCGGAGAAGGTGATACAGCTTATTTCAAGGTATATATTCAGCACCTTCCTGATACGGCTGGCCCAATATCCGGAAGCACCTCACTTTGCGAAGGCGATCAGGGGGTAACCTATTCCATACCTTCCCTGAGCCATGCCGAATATTATGAATGGACAATGCCTTCCGGTTTCAATATAGTCAATGGAGACAGCACCACCAATATTGAAGTGGATATCGACAGTACCACGGTGAACGGATATGTTATTGTAAGGGGTGTCAATGCTTCAGGTGCCGGAGAGCCCGATTCTCTCTATGTGAATGTTCATGCGATCCCGGATATTTCTATCACCAAAACCAGAGACCTGGATTGTAAGACAGACTCTGTGTTGCTGAGCGGCAGCAGTTTCCCGGAAGGAGACAGCTACACCTGGACCGGTGGAGGCAGAACAGTAACCAACGATTCGATTTATGCCAAACAATCCGGTGAATATACACTAACCGTTTCAGCCAGTGGCTGCAGCAACAGCAGGAAAACCACGGTAGAAAAAAACACAACGCCACCTGATTTAACCGTAACCGAACCCGATACACTAACGTGCGACAATCCCTCTATTAACCTGGAAGCTGTAACTTCAGCCGACACAGTAGTCTGGACGGCTTCTTCCGGCGGACATATCGTTTCGGGCGACTCAACCCGACAGCCTGAGGTTAATGCGGAAGGCAACTATACAGTGAAGGTGATTGATGCCAACAATGGATGCTATACAGATACTTCTGTTTGGGTCGAGACCGATTCATCAACCTATGATTTTAGCCTTTCGGTGTCCAACGATCTTACCTGCTCGGTAGATTCAGCTATAGTGTCCACCCCGTCAATTCCCGGGGCTTCATACAGTTGGGATGGACCCAATATCACAGATGGGTGGGGAACCTCATCGGTTACTGTAAACGATACGGGTACATACAAACTTACTGTAACGAAGAATGCTACAGGCTGTGGCATAACAAAATCAGCAGAGGTTGATTCCAATACCACCAAACCAGGAAATGTCACGTTGGATAAATCAGGAAATATTGATTGTGACCATCCGCAGGTCACCCTTACGGCTGATGCGGATCCTTCCGGCACTTCGTTTGAGATATATAAAGTTTCCTCAGGTTCGGTAATTGCCACGGGCAATACAGCCACTGTTAACAGTCAGGGGCAATATGCCGTTACTGCTTTCCATCCTTTGACCGGCTGTACTGCTGAGGACACCATTTATGTTGATGACAATACAACATCCTTTAATGTAAACCTGTCTGTTGCTTTTGATACCATCACCTGCAATGAACCCTATGATACGCTTCGTGTTACTTCTCCTTCGAATTTAACCGATAAAACAGTTCTTTGGAGTACTTCTGGTGGTGGTAACATTGTTGAAGGAATAGACAGTTCTGTAGCCATTGTCAGTGCTGCCGGTGATTATACTGCCACCGTTGAAGATACCACTACAGGTTGTACCAGCAGTGAACAAGTAAATGTTAACAGCGATTTTAATCCTCCCTCCATTTCCGGATTTACAAAAACACCGGACAGCTTGACTTGTGCAAAAGATGTCAACATTGAAGCTGAGGTTACTAATTATCAGTTCCTTTCATGGTCAGGGCCTGGTAATATTACCATACCCAGGGAGGACTCCGTTTTTGTTGACCAACCGGGTATTTATACCATGGTTGCTGAAGGTAGCAATGGATGTAAGGATTCTTCCGATGTTATAGTGCCGGCCGATACGGCTTCACCCAATATGGCGCTCACGACAAATTATGATGACATTACATGCAAAAACACAGAAGAAACCCTCCATGTCTCCTCCGGCACGCCGAATGTCACCTATCAGTGGTCTGTGGTATCCGGTTCAGGTTCATTGGATAATCCAACTTCACAAAATCCGGTGGTAGATGGGCCCGGTACCTTTAAAATCCTAGTGACTGATGAGGATAATAAATGTACTTCTGAAGGCCAGGTAACTGTAGGATCTGACTCTACCAAGCCTACCATTACAGGATTCGACAGCAATCCCGACAGCATCTCCTGCAGGAATGAATGGGTGGAATTGCAGGTTGATCCTTTCTCTAATGCTGATTTGTTGTGGACAACAACGGGAATAGGAAATATCAGGGATGCAACTACAACAACTCCTGAAGTAGATGCAGCCGGGACCTATATATTGACTGCCACTCATAATGTTACCGGTTGCACTGCAAAAGACACCGTGGAGGTTTATAACAATTTTGTTACACCCACTGCGGATGCGCAAATATTGAGCAGCCCGGGGCAGATTACCTGTACCAATGATACGGTAAGGCTTGACGGCAGCGGCTCATCCGCATCGAATTATTTCTGGTTTACTCCCGACGGACACATATTATCCCCCAATGACGTAGAACAACCCTATGTGGGATCTGACGGGGATTACTTCCTTGCCGTGGAACATCCATTCAGTGGGTGTAAGGATACGGCTTCGGTGGAAGTAACCAAAAACAATGCCGTGCCTGGTATAACAAAAGGTTCAGTGAGCCAGGATACACTCAACTGCAGGGTAGATTCTTCCATGTTGGAAATTGATTATGTAGAAAGTCCTGCGGAATATTGGTGGTCCACATCGGATGGCAACATCCGCAGCGGCGACAGTTCCCTGGTAGCGGTAGTGGATGCACCGGGCAAATATGTGTTTACAGCCCGCAACACCAATACAGGCTGTACCAATTCCAAACAATTTTTAATCCATCAAAATATAGACAAGCCTAAATTTAGCCTGTTTTCAGATATGCTGACCTGCAGCAGGGATACCGTTCAGCTTAGCACAGAAGGCATTGATGCCACCGATGATGATAAAGTTTCTTATTCCTGGGTGGCCGGATCAGGTGGGCTTATCGTTGGCGATACCAGCATTCCCAATCCAAAGGTAACCCAGCCGGCCGATTATCATCTCACACTCATTGATGATGTAAATGGCTGTACCAGAACCAAGACTGTTACAGTATCTGAGAATACTGCCAAACCGAATGTCTCTGTGGATTCTGCAAAAGATCTTACCTGTGCCCGGACTGAGGTTACACTGAGTGCTACTACGGACATTTCGGACTCTTCCTTTGCATGGTCGACAAAAGGCAGCGGTCATATTGCCGCCAACCGGTATACTCCCACGCCTACTGTTGATGCACCGGGCTGGTATATTGTGAAGGTAACCAATAACAATACCGGTTGTTATACAAAAGACAGCGTTTATGTAAATGAAGATGTATCTGAGCCGGATGTTTTTGTAGATCCCATTCAGGACATTACCTGTTCCAGGGAGTGGGTTGAATTGTCAGGAAGCTCGTCCGATGATGTATATTATCAATGGTCGGGTGGAACGGGTACCATTACCGATCCCAATTCGGCGCTCACTGAGGTTAATGCTTCAGGCGATTATATATTGACTGTAGAAGATAAAGTTAATGGCTGTACCAACGATACCACCGTAACAGTCTATGAAGATACCGACGCACCGTCAGCACCGATGGTCAGTGATACAGGAAACTGTTACGGATCATCGAATGTGCCAATCAATGCTTCGGGTTCCAACATTACCTGGTACAAGGATACTCCTTTGAATTCAGCCAACCAGGTGGCCACAGGCAGCAGCTATACACCATCTGTAAGTGCCGTGGGCAATTATACCTATTACGTTACCCAGACCGGCTCCAACGGTTGTGAAAGCAATCCGGCACAGGTGGTATACACCGTTTACGCGTTGCCTTCTCCTCCCACCGCCAATGATCAGGAAAGCTGCTTCGGAGAACCGGTACCTGAACTTCAGGCTACTCCTGATGATCCTGCCAATCCTGTAAATTGGTATGATGCCTCGGATAATTTCCTGTCTACCTCGGAGGAATACCAGCCAAACAAGACTGCTGCGGGCACTTATTATTATGGTGTAACCCAGGTGGACCAGCACGGCTGTGAAAGCAATCAGGAAAGTGTTTCGCTGACGATTCATGACTTGCCGTCTGCCCCGGTAGTGGATGAAGACACTTTAAGGGTATGTGAAGGATCGCCTAACAAATCCTTCTTTGCGGAAGGCACCAATATTGCCTGGTACAATACCACGCCCCCGGCAAGTCCTATAGCCACGGGCAATATGTTCACCCCGGCAGTGAGCGGAACAGGGACCTATACCTTCTATGTCACACAATCTTCAACAAGTACCAGTTGTGAGAGTCCTTATACTGAGGTTACGTATATTATTCTGCCCAATCCTGATGCATACAATGTTACAGGTGGAGGAACCTACTGTGAAGGCACGGGGGGCAAGGAGATCAGCCTGGATAATTCTGATGCTTCCACAACTTATGAACTACGACAGGATGGTAATACCTATATTACCGGAAAATCCGGAACAGGCGGAAGTTTGAGCTTCGGACAGATCAAGCCTGAAGGTACCTATACGGTATATGGCACAGCTTCCAACGGGTGTGTAGCCAAAATGTCGGGAACGGCGATTATTACGGTTGATTCGTTGCCCGAGGCTGCCGGTGATATTACAGGTGAAGGTGTGGTATGCCAGGGAGCAACCGGTATCGACTATTCTGTACCGGAAATTGAGTATGCCGATGACTATATCTGGAGCATACCCGATGGAGCGGAGATTGTGGCCGGGAATAATTCCAACGCCATCACGGTCAACTACTCTGATACAGCTCAAAGCGGAATAGT
The DNA window shown above is from Bacteroidales bacterium and carries:
- a CDS encoding DUF86 domain-containing protein is translated as MKKNNRNYQIYLEDILISMNRIIEYIGNRDFEEFKENNMVVDAVVRNFEIIGEATNNLPDEVKDRHPEMPWRKMYGLRNVVSHEYFGIDYEMIWEIVKKNLPANIKEIKRIIDEEK
- a CDS encoding nucleotidyltransferase family protein → MVTRSYIEKKLQKLKPYLSRKYNVSRIGYFGSFSRNEQTEESDIDILVEFSKPIGWDFFDLNDLLEKELGVKVDLVSTKALRKQLRDSILDQTRYV
- a CDS encoding transposase, with translation MYFEKGHIYHIYNMGNHKDSLFFKDEHYTFFLKKIKTLIRPVSEILAYCLMPNHFHLMIQANEKSVETITSRFSQKEDFKMQMLTRKLGTLQSSYTQAINNRYNWKGSLFRQKTKIKNLSDPQPCNQFHPQYAFICFQYIHQNPLKAGLVSKLEDWPYSSFREFFYNRRNSLCNIELAKEVLPIDFEDFYKQSYVFVDVDGIDIF